CTGTGACATTACCTATATAAAGTTCGAAAGAAGGCGATATGGATCATGCATAGGTCACAGAGACCCGAATGAAGGCAACGTATAAACGCACCTATTCGCGCTACGCGATGGAAGCGCTTGGCCTTTTCGGTAAGACCATCCGGCTTGGCCGGATGCAGCACCGGTTAACCGCACAGGAGTTAGCCGAGAGAATCGGTGTTTCACGCAGCACCCTGCAGCGCATCGAGAAGGGCGATCCCAA
The window above is part of the Mesorhizobium sp. WSM4904 genome. Proteins encoded here:
- a CDS encoding helix-turn-helix transcriptional regulator codes for the protein MKATYKRTYSRYAMEALGLFGKTIRLGRMQHRLTAQELAERIGVSRSTLQRIEKGDPKVEIGLMFEAAAIVGVKLFDADGNGITALTGRMDDRIALLPKHVYKAGKQIVDEF